From the genome of Diabrotica virgifera virgifera chromosome 8, PGI_DIABVI_V3a:
GATGTTAGTGTCCACCCACTCAAACTTTGCATATGGTAAACACTGGGACATTGCCCAACCGTAAAGATTATTGACGTCTAAATAAACCACATACTTGCTGGGCTTTGAGGAGTCGTAAGATGGCATATATTTGTTATTAGCCTCCGAGTATCGATTACTCACTTGACTAATTCCACCTCGAATAGATTTTTCGATAAACATGATTTTATCGATATCCTGCAGCAACTCCAATTTGCAACCTGTATATTTAAGCATGGCATCCCACGAAAAACCTGGCATAGTGAAGTACCAGGCAGGATCAAGACCGTATGTACCTCGACATTTTTGTCGGAAATTTTCAAAGATGCAAGTTAACAACATTATATCGGTCTTCATGTATAACAAGCTATATTccgaaatatttttaatatcaaatGATTGCCAAACGTTTTGCGCATGTTGGTACATATCTTTAGAGATGCTTTCATTTGTTAGCGAACTATAAAATTTATCAATAGATGGGAGTTGAGTTTCCTTTAACCTATCCATATAATCAATGTGTTCATATGGGAATACGCCTTTTCTTCTCAATAACTCTATTTGTTCTGCGGTAGCATTTGGAAATTCTCGAGCCAAGTACCTTAAATCTTCTGTATTTAATGTGGTTGCCAGTTTATCCAGTGAGGAATTCAAAAATCTCAATGAATCAACGAATCTCAACTTAACTGCGGATTGTGTATCGTTCAGAGTAAAGGAAATATATCTTTCCTTGTTTATTGGGAGTAGGCTGATACTTCCTTTTTTCGCCAATTGTCTTATCATGAAATGTGAGTCGTAACCGctaagattatgaaaaaaaatcggAACAACATACTGTTTTCTAAAGTTAAGATTACACACTTGGTGTGCAAATCCTCGGAAAGCTCCTGTAAAGTGGCAATGGTCTTTAACAACCACATCTTCTTCTACaaatggtttttcgcaaatatgaCAATCAGTTGCTCCATTAGTGTTTGGCTTAATATTCATAGGCACAATATGCTTTATCTTTCCATTCACCAATGTTGCTAATTCCGCCATTTCCTTTGCATACCATTCGAGACAGTCCGTACCTGCGTAGCTTCGATAAAAAGATAACGATTCATCGTAAGAACATTTGACATAATACCCGGCGCTAAAGGCTTTATGCTCCTGATGTTTAATTGTTTTACTTTTAAGCGgcccatttttaattttttgtagcaTTGCTTCAAAGTCTGCATATACAACAAAAGGCGTTGTCTGCTTATACGCatgatttttaaattcaacaTGTTGATATGGTGGAAATGATACTTTGCAGTCGTTGATTCTCTCACAATATTTTGCATGATTATTTAGTCTGTCAAAACTGCTAAAATAATTTAGGCATCTATCGCATACAAATATTTTATGGCTATGCTTGCTTGTTTGCCTAGATAAAAGCCGCGACAGATTCTTTATCATGCAATAATGGTATTTGACATCTACAATTTCATCATCCTCAATAGGTGCCTCGTAATCgtttaattttggaaaatatttatcTTGTATCATCAGCAAATTTACATGTCTAGCTAATTTAATTTTACACAACCTTAACGGTATTGTTACGTAAAATGTTCTTTCTTTAGCGACATTCATTTTCAGCCCATATACGTTTACAGAGATGTCATTTTGTTTCTCAAATTTCGAAATGCCTCCCATAGTCATTGGTGTTTCCAAACCATCAACATTTAAGACAGTTGTGTAATGTGGATACGAACTAGTTCGATCAGAATTTGCTTTGGAGGGATACAGCGCTGAAACTATACTCCAAAAAAAGCACGCCTCATCATTGTTTTTTACATTGATACACGCGTTTTTATTTCTGATTTGATCCGGTAGCTTAATGAAGGATGACGCCCCATTCCCGATTtcatttttgttaatattaacctCCAAAGATATTATTTTTTCCAAAGCCCACCCTGATCCCTTTTCCTCAAACTCTGATAGTTTCGCCATAAGTTTATCAATTACGTTGGAGTGGAACCACAAAGTCAAGTCTGTCCCCGCGTCTATGATTTCATTTTTTgtgttaaaatatttaaattcacTATTTTCCCCCTGATTTgcttttcttataaactgaccaCAAAAAGCGGTATTACATTTtattacattaaatttttttaaaatatttttaattctaattttaaaaagcTTGAAACAATCACCGAAAAATTGCATTACGTCCTTATGagtcaaattaataattattCCCGTTCTAACCCGACTTGCAAACGATGAAGTTACCTCCTCCCATTTAACTTTGCTGCGTTTATTAATGCCAGCACCCACGTGAtgagaaaaattttgaatttccaCTTTAATTGTTTTTAAGTGTCCAACGTTTGTTTGCAATTGACGCAATTTTGGTATGTCCAAGTCTCCAAGCCGAATAGCTTTATTAAACAATGTTAAATGTCTCAGAATATGTTTTAGCCAAATATTTGCTTCTGGCGGtgtataattttgaaacaaaatatCTCGCGCTTTAATTAGATTTTGTACAATGTCACAACTTATCTCTCCTATGCCACTCAtgattgaataaaaaaataaataaaaactcaCTTATTGTTTTTCCTATCGGCTTCAGACGTTGTTACTATCTTGAGGTTGGTTCAGAGAGATGCTATGGTGATGTTGTTCCAGACGATTGTTGCTGAGGGCTAGTTTACAGCGGATGTACCTacaataaaatttgttttagtcTAATGCATTCACCGTAAGATAATTGCCAGCAcagaataaaatacaaaaatttaatAGACGAAGATAATGGATAAAAAATAATTGaagaataatctatgaattgtaagAATAAAATTAATAGCATACATATTTCGCAAAAATAATTAGcaaaagagaacaaaataaatggcaaaattgaaatgaaaaataataattgtcaAAAATAGAATGGAAAATATATTGACAAGGTCCGTCTGAGATGGAGAACAGATAATTGGCAAAAAGAGAATGGGAAACTAAACTATTTTGCAAGATAGCATGAAACACATTACAAAAACGGAATTGGAAAATAATTAGCAAAAGAGAATTGAAAgaataaaatatttatcaaaaaagaCCGAAGAGTACATACCTCTAAAGCTAGACTGTTGTCCGGATGGTGTACTGCTTCTACTTTTCAATAACTTTAAAAGATGATCCAGGATGTTGCTTTCCAGTATTGATGGCGCCTTTGTAGACTAGAGAATATTTTTGGCTAGAAAATTCTTGCACAAATGGTTTATAGTCTGCTGTCACTCTGTCAGGTAGGAAAACCACGCTTTCTTCTAGTTCAAGCAATACAACCTCCCCAAACTTGCTTTTTACTATTTTCGCCGAGTAAATTATAAATGGAGTGTCGACAGGTAGGTCCCTCAAATTTTGGACTGGCTTTCTCTCTGCAATAAGCgagaatttgtttattttggttaGATCCATCTGCAACAATACGAAAACTTTCTATTTTTTTCCCAACGAAAATGTGGAGATGCATTAAACGATTAGGATGAGAGAGAACAGCTGTGAATTATGTTAGACGTTACATgaagtaaacattttttaaataaaatattgaatgaAATCTGAATACGAAAAGAGAGGAACACTATACTATGTAAAATCAAAATATGAAAACAATGCTTAAACAAATATTTAGCAATAAAAACAGGTATACACTGCATTCAGAAATAcgtatttcaaaaataaacaacaCAAATCGCTTACCTTGCTTCACTATTTTCACTGCGAACTTATGTTATGACTTACTGTAAGACTTTCAGATGTCGATTGTGACAAAGGAGTGCGCTGCTCCGTTTTTAAAGGATTCCGCAGCTCGTTACCCCACGCAACACGAACGTGATCACATGTTTACATTCTCCTGGCTACGTTGTTCATTTCAGAGATAAGATTTCCATGTTTTGCAAAAACAAGACCTTGTGGTTTTAAAAATATGCGATAACATTTACACAAATAACAACTGTGGTTACGTATTATCATCCGACTCCATCCGGCCTTTTAGCATTGTGGCTTGTCATATCTTTAGCGGTTTCCTGTTGTTGCAAAAATAACGTCTACATTCTTTCTTATCAACCATACGCATCCGGCATgttaacaaacaacttaaaatatttttgtaaatatttcaaaatgtttGATTGTTCGTAATTTtgtacaaatattatattttcatctCTATATATGATGATCGTATAGCATTTCACATTTTATACATGTTCAGAATGGCCCATTGTCATGCTCTTCATCCAAGAATGGCCCATTGTCATGTACTTCACCCCAGAATGGTCCATTGTCATGCTCTTCATCCCAGAATGGTCCATTGTCATGTACTTCACCCTAGAATGGCCCATTGTCATGATCTTCATCCCAGAATGGTCcattgccatgatgatgatgatgattatattgcatttttatacatgttaagCATGGCCCATTGTTATGTACTTCACCCTAGAATGGCCCATTGTCATGATCTTCATCCCAGAATGGTCCATTGTCATGATGATGATTATACATGTTAAGCATGGCCCATTGTTATGTACTTCACCCTAGAATGGTCCATTGTCATGATCTTCATCCCAGAATGGTCCATTGTCATGATGATGATTATATTgcatttttatacatgttaagAATGGTCCATTGCCTCTTGCCTTATCACAATCTTCCTACGACCGTCTGGTCATTGTTAGCCGCTTCTTTCTTCAACGTATGATGCCAAGGACCCTGATGGATGCCCCCGATGGTCGAGAATCGGTATGCTGGACCATGATGAGCGggaatcggtatgccgattctGGATCATGATGAGCGGGAATCGGTATGCCGACTCTGGATCATGATGAGCGGGAATCGGTATGCCGACTCTGGATCATGATGAGCGggaatcggtatgccgattctGGATCATGATGAGCGggaatcggtatgccgattctGGATCATGATGAGCGGGATTCGGCCTACCATGTCGGTGAGCGGGAGTCGGCGCGAGCGGGATTCGGCCTACCATGtttcccacggtgagcgggaGTCGGCCCTATATACCtactgagatagccccttttttttgaaaaaatcactgttacgttaattaacaacactaagatctgaaattaaccaatattttataagaaaagtcaaagtttttaacaaagtttttagcaagaaaaaatgttaaaaattgtttaaacagtagtgttataaacaaaaagtattttgcgttccgactaaagtaaaaaatagcgggcgtagtcgactgactgaatagtgggcgcggttggcgaccggcagcaactcctaaaattacgttataccgaccacaaaaatcaacttcaaagttaataacaaattttcgtcattccatatgttttcgaggtctctccgaatccgaatatggagtttatttttttctagaattagtggaacatgttcaaaaatcaaattttatgccaaaatgcgataaatcaattttgatgatttttcaattttaactcactgtatttttggtcgctgtaaatatttccttttgaaaattttactgtgttatctttgaagcatttagataacaatgagatttgtccaaaatgattaaacacattaaaagagaagttgttaatttttaaacattttgtcgtcagatttcgttagtttcatgctcacttaaaaaagttgagtgacaaactttttagtttataattttaactaacacagaaataaaatataattcatgaagaagttttccaaaaaaatttaatttaaaatatgcaataggaaaaatgttatgtgactttatagacgagcggcacactggcacaccccaaaaaaagcttattcctcgagatactgatactaattttggtaataggtactttatatttttgatggtgctgaaaatgaaaattagggttgttttgaattttacgtggggtaacattatcaaaatcgcaactttaccctaaaaataaaaatcacgttttttgcctttaacttgctacaactcagttccattgtaatatttttttctgaaatttttatagtatatatttctcaccattctgaagacaatgggacctgcttcaatatttctgtcttgctacAAAGAAActtataaattgtttgaaataaaaggtgcagattcttgaattgcaaagtttagtcgcaaaagttgagtgacaaaatttgaaatttagctgttcaattaattttatgttaaaatctagagtacagagaacaaaatgttttatagaaaaaaggtggtgtaacttttaatattaagaaaaacgtgatttcattttttttatttttagggtaaaatttggattttgacaatgtttccccatctaaaattcaaaataaaactcattttcgttttcaacaccatgaaaaacataaagtaagaccaaaattagccattcaccacagtgtggttgatatctcgagaaatgagcgtttttttagggagtaccactcgtctataaggtcgcgtaactttttttctgttgcatattttgacttgaaattttccagaaaacttcttcagggcctatgttttaatgctgcgttgattaaaattataaactaaacagtttgtcacccaacttttataagttaacagaaaactaatgaaaaaattgtttaaacaattttccggccgCAGTAGCTCTTGGTACCctttggatttgttataaggaactttttttgagtaagtttgtgcaaaaaataagaatcggaataatttacctaacggggtcgacgatacagcctggac
Proteins encoded in this window:
- the LOC126889802 gene encoding uncharacterized protein LOC126889802, with product MSGIGEISCDIVQNLIKARDILFQNYTPPEANIWLKHILRHLTLFNKAIRLGDLDIPKLRQLQTNVGHLKTIKVEIQNFSHHVGAGINKRSKVKWEEVTSSFASRVRTGIIINLTHKDVMQFFGDCFKLFKIRIKNILKKFNVIKCNTAFCGQFIRKANQGENSEFKYFNTKNEIIDAGTDLTLWFHSNVIDKLMAKLSEFEEKGSGWALEKIISLEVNINKNEIGNGASSFIKLPDQIRNKNACINVKNNDEACFFWSIVSALYPSKANSDRTSSYPHYTTVLNVDGLETPMTMGGISKFEKQNDISVNVYGLKMNVAKERTFYVTIPLRLCKIKLARHVNLLMIQDKYFPKLNDYEAPIEDDEIVDVKYHYCMIKNLSRLLSRQTSKHSHKIFVCDRCLNYFSSFDRLNNHAKYCERINDCKVSFPPYQHVEFKNHAYKQTTPFVVYADFEAMLQKIKNGPLKSKTIKHQEHKAFSAGYYVKCSYDESLSFYRSYAGTDCLEWYAKEMAELATLVNGKIKHIVPMNIKPNTNGATDCHICEKPFVEEDVVVKDHCHFTGAFRGFAHQVCNLNFRKQYVVPIFFHNLSGYDSHFMIRQLAKKGSISLLPINKERYISFTLNDTQSAVKLRFVDSLRFLNSSLDKLATTLNTEDLRYLAREFPNATAEQIELLRRKGVFPYEHIDYMDRLKETQLPSIDKFYSSLTNESISKDMYQHAQNVWQSFDIKNISEYSLLYMKTDIMLLTCIFENFRQKCRGTYGLDPAWYFTMPGFSWDAMLKYTGCKLELLQDIDKIMFIEKSIRGGISQVSNRYSEANNKYMPSYDSSKPSKYVVYLDVNNLYGWAMSQCLPYAKFEWVDTNIDVLSIPDDGDTGYILQVDLEYPEHLHDLHKDFPFCCEHQVPSGSKFKKLMTTLHNKTEYTLHYRNLKQALNAGLKLTKIHKVLKFQQSAWLKPYIDLNTKLRTAATTAFEKDLYKLANNAIFGKTMENIRKHRIVKLVSKWEGRYGAKNLISSPRFHNRTIFDENLMAIELNKTNLTFNKPLYIGMSILDISKVCMYDFHYNLMLPTIGNENLKLMYGDTDSFVYEVTCDDVYKDVIQTNLSKFDTSDYAKDNPYNMPQVNKKVLGLMKDEANGRIITHFVGLRSKMYSFKLQYTNEERQTLWQKYENTMDDAAIEKIVNNLGVTKKSKGVKYSVVKNAITFEDYVECLKEFTTKSVTQSTFRSYAHNMFTITQEKIALSPYDDKRCLQKDSYDTLPWGHYATTMIE